The following are encoded together in the Mesoplodon densirostris isolate mMesDen1 chromosome 2, mMesDen1 primary haplotype, whole genome shotgun sequence genome:
- the DRAM2 gene encoding DNA damage-regulated autophagy modulator protein 2, producing MWWFQQGLSFLPSALVIWTAAAFIFSYITAITLHHVDPVLPYISDTGTVAPEKCLFGAMLNIAAVLCIATIYVRYKQVHALNPEESRIIKLNKAGLVLGLLSCLGLSIVANFQKTTFFAVHVCGAVLTFGIGSLYMFVQTILSYQMQPKIHGKQVFWIRLLLVIWCGVSAFSMLTCSSLLYSGSFGADIVQKLHWNPEDKGYVLHMITTAAEWSMSLSFFGFFLTYIRDFQKISLRVEATLHGLTLYDTAPCPINNERTRLLSRDV from the exons ATGTGGTGGTTTCAgcaaggcctcagtttccttccttcAGCCCTTGTAATTTGGACGGCTGCtgctttcatattttcatatatcACTGCTATAACACTTCACCATGTTGACCCTGTTTTGCCTTATATCAG tgacaCTGGTACAGTAGCTCCAGAAAAATGCTTGTTTGGGGCAATGTTAAATATTGCCGCAGTTTTAT GCATTGCGACCATTTATGTTCGTTATAAGCAAGTTCATGCTCTGAATCCTGAAGAGAGTCGTATCATCAAATTAAACAAGGCTGGCCTTGTACTTGGATTACTGAGTTGTTTAGGACTTTCTATTGTGGCAAACTTCCAG AAAACCACCTTTTTTGCTGTACATGTATGTGGAGCTGTGCTCACCTTTGGCATCGGCTCATTATACATGTTTGTTCAGACTATCCTTTCCTACCAAATGCAGCCCAAAATTCACGGCAAACAAGTCTTCTGGATCAGACTACTGTTGGTTATCTGGTGTGGAGTAAGTGCATTTAGCA TGCTGACTTGTTCATCACTTTTGTACAGTGGCAGTTTTGGCGCTGATATAGTACAGAAACTCCATTGGAATCCTGAGGACAAA GGTTATGTGCTTCACATGATCACTACTGCAGCAGAATGGTCTATGTCCCTTTCCTTCTTCGGTTTTTTCCTGACTTATATTCGTGATTTTCAG AAAATTTCTTTACGGGTAGAAGCCACTTTACACGGATTAACCCTCTATGACACTGCTCCTTGCCCTATTAACAATGAACGAACACGGCTACTTTCCAGAGATGTATGA